The genomic interval actagtcactgcctgtcaccctgataaagacccatttattcctactctctgttttctgtctgtcaaccaattctcaatccatgccggtatattacACCAACCTCCTgtttgggaccttatcgaaagccttctgaaaatctaaatacaccacatccactggttctcccttatctattctaccagttacatcctcaaagaactccaataggtttatcaaacatgatttccctttcataaatccatgttgactctgccaaatcctattactattttcgaagtgtcctgttatcacatcctttacaatagattctagcattttccctactactgatgtcaggctaacaggtctgtaattcactgttttctctctccctcctttcttaaatagcagggttacatttgccaccctccaatctgcaggaaccattctagaatctgtagaattttggaagatgacaaccaatacatccactatctctagagccacctctttcaaaaccctgggatgaagatcatcaggtccttgggatttaacaactttcagtcccattaatttctctagtaatgtttttttactaatactaatttcattCAAATCCCCATTCTCTCCAGACCCTtgattctctagtatttctggaggttttttgtgtcttcttccgtgaagatagacacaaagtatttgtttaatttctctgccatttccttattgcccattataaattctcccgtctctgtctataAGGGACACACATTTGCCTTgggcagtcttttccttttttcattcctatagaagcttttacagtccgttttatgtttctcgccagtttactctcatattctattttccctttcttcatcaatttcttggtccttctttgctgaattctaaaatgctccctatcctcaggcttactgctttttctggcaactctttctttgatttaatactatctttaatttctcttgttagccacggtcggaccacttttcctgttgggtttttgtgccttaaaggaatatatatttgttgcaaattatgtattaattctttaaatgctagccattgcctgtctaccatcatacttTTTAAtgcagttccccaatcaaccacagccaacttacgtctcataccttcgtagtttcctttgtttagatttaagatcctagtttcggattgaactacgtcactttcaaacttaatgaagaattccatcatattatggtcactcttcccaaagagctcctttacaacaagtttattaattaaccctttctcattgtacaatactaatctaaaatagcctgttccctagttggttcctcaacatactgatctagaaaaccatctcgtgtacattccaggaattcgtcctccacagtattagtgctaatttgcccaatctatatgtagattaaagtcccccatgattactgtattacccttgttacatgcacttctaatttcctgctttacaccgtgccctacattaccactactgtttggcggcctataaacaactcccaccaatgttttctgccccttgctgtttcttagctccacccaaacagattctacatcttgatcttctgagccaagatcctttctcgctatcgtactgatctcatcctttattaacagcaccaccccacctccatttcctttttgcctgtccttcctaaatgtcgaatatccttaaatattcagttcccagccttggtcaccctgcagccacgtctctgtaatggcaattagatcattcccatttacttctatttgtgccgtcaattcatctaccttgttgcgaatgctgcgtgcattcagataaagtgccttaaattttgcctttttaacattttttcccattttgaccttatttgctgctggcctttatttccgctgccttccaatttcacttacttcttttctgccttccacttccagctttgttactctcccttctgaatctcctctcggGTTCCCACCCCCctaccaagttagtttaaaccctccccaaggatattggtcccagcccagttgaggtgcaatccgtccggcctgtacaggtcccacctcccccagaactggtcccaatgccccaggaatctaaagccctccctcctgcaccatctttccagctgggcattcatccgctctatcctcctatttctacactcacgagcgcgtggcactgggagtaatccagcaattactacctttgaggtcctgcttgttaatctctttcctaactccttaaactctgcctgcaggacctcatccctctttctacctatgtcgttggtactgatatggaccacgacctctgtctgtttaccctcccccccagaatattctgcagccgctcagtgacatcagtGAAGCACAACTGTTGATGATAATGAGCTTATACTGAATTGACCATCAAGGAAACAATGGTGTCTTACTTCATGACAATGACACCGATCCAATAATCCAATTTACGATGGGTTTCTTAATAGCTTAACTATCATGGAACACAAAGTCAACAGATACGTCCCAATCATCCCTGCTAACCATCAGAGAGAATCCTTTCATCAGTTCTCTGTTTAGTCGCAAACCAAGTGGCCGTCCACCATTTTATAATTTAATGAAGAAGGATATTCTCTCTTTTGACCCAAGctattttaaagaaaataaagacagaaatttATGTTTCTGTCACAAACCCCTCACCACTACATCATAGGCAATAACTATTATCAGATTTATTCATAAAGTAAAATAATAAAGAAGCAAAAGAAAATTGGCAAGATTACAATACTTAAATAAGTAAATGGGAATTGGTCGACAAGAGGTTATCATATCCTTTCAGAAAACTGCCTCTCACAGTCTTTTGGCACAGAACACCAGTCCTTCCCTGCCCACTTCCAACCCAACTACCCTCACTCCCAACCCCTGGAGGGAACCTCCTCCTAGCCTCTTACTAACTATGAATAATGGGagactcctagtagtgtgactccCGACTTAGGACACTGATTTACACTCATGTAAATGAGTAAAGTCAGGAAGTATTGATTGGGTGActcaaacttgggttttaaaagtcttaAAGTTTGTAGGAGGATCAAAAGCCTTTGGGGAGGGGAATGTGTAAGGAGTTCTACagcttgaggtcctgggaaaggatGAGTTGGAATAGAGGACAATCTTGATTTGAACATTGTGAGGGTGCAAGGACAAGGGAGAGTGTGACACTGTAGCTTAAGGGGAACAACGGCAGAGAGTCAAGGAAAACGGACCGCGGTAATATCATTAAAATACAGAAAGGCAAGAAAGGTTGCAACAGAGAGGAGGCGAGAGGCATCTCTAGAGTGAGCCTCCTGTTGCAGTCAGAAGTGATATGGGAGCAATACCCAAGTTTTGGTTGGGTGCAGGTTGACTCCCATGCTCCGTGACAGGGTGTATTGTGTGTGGGGCAATATTGGCACCAATTCAGTCTATTGCAGGTGAGACCAGCACCTTTCGGTGACCGGTGTGTAATTGAGCCCATGTGAGCTGTGCCCAGGTCCGGAGTGGTCGTATTGAAACAGGTTTCTGACACCGCAGAACAGTTGCAAAGAAGCGCCGCCAACCTGCTGCTCTCCTGCTTACTTTTGAAAATATATCGGCTAAACTCCAATCGCTTTAAAAGGGCGGATCCCTTTAATAGCAGCGCGGATGACGTCACCCGGGCTGGGTCACAGAGGGCGCAACAGAGTCACGTGATGGACGGCTGTCCGCACCCAGAGCGCCGCCTGTGGTCAGAGCGGGAAGAGCAGGCGCGGCCGGACACAGACACAAGGAAGAGGGGCTTCGGCAACAGGCAGGGAGCAGGGCGCCGAGCGGGCACTGGAGCACGCCCCATGGACACTCACTCAGTGCCACTCATACCCTGAATGGCATCAGCTTCCCAGAGTCTGGGCGAGCCCGGCACTATCCAGGGGCGCCCAGCGGTAGTCCCAGAGGCTCGGGCAGCCCCTGCCAACCGCTACACAGGCTTCAAAAACCAGATCCAGCATGTCCTGGGCTGGAAGAAAGGGATAAGGCAGCAGCCAGCAGCTGGGGAATCACAGTCAGAGCAGGGCACCCAGTCAGACCTGGGTAAGGGTGCTGGGTTAGAGCAGGGCACCCGGTCTGTCCCGGGTCAGGGTGCTGGGTTAGAGCAGGGCACCCGGTCTGTCCCGGGTCAGGGTGCTGGGTTAGAGCAGGGCACCCGGTCTGTCCCGGGTCAGGGTGCTGGGTTAGAGCAGGGCACCCGGTCTGTCCCGGGTCAGGGTGCTGGGTTAGAGCAGGGCACCCGGTCTGTCCTGGGTCAGGGTGCTGGGTTAGAGCAGGGCACCCGGTCTGTCCCGGGTCAGGGTGCTGGGTTAGAGCAGGGCACCCGGTCTGTCCCGGGTAAGGGTGCTGGGTTAGAGCAGGGCACCCGGTCTGTCCCGGGTCAGGGTGCTGGGTTAGAGCAGGGCACCCGGTCTGTCCCGGGTCAGGGTGCTGGGTTAGAGCAGGGCACCCGGTCTGTCCCGGGTCAGGGTGCTGGGTTAGAGCAGGGCACCCGGTCTGTCCCGGGTCAGGGTGCTGGGTTAGAGCAGGGCACCCGGTCTGTCCCGGGTAAGGGTGCTGGGTTAGAGCAGGGCACCCGGTCTGTCCCGGGTCAGGGTGCTGGGTTAGAGCAGGGCACCCGGTCTGTCCCGGGTCAGGGTGCTGGGTTAGAGCAGGGCACCCAGTCAGACCTGGGTAAGGGTGCTGGGTTAGAGCAGGGCACCCGGTCTGTCCCGGGTAAGGGTGCTGGGTTAGAGCAGGGCACCTGGTCTGTCCCGGGTAAGGGTGCTGGGTTAGAGCAGGGCACCCGGTCTGTCCCGGGTAAGGGTGCTGGGTTAGAGCAGGGCACCCGGTCTGTCCCGGGTCAGGGTGCTGGGTCACAGCAGGGCACCCAGTCAGACCTGGGTAAGGGTGCTGGGTTAGAGCAGGGCATCCGGTCTGTCCCGGGTAAGGGTACTGGGTCACAGCAGGGCACCCGGTCTGTCCCGGGTAAGGGTGCTGGGTTAGAGCAGGGCATCCGGTCTGTCCCGGGTAAGGGTACTGGGTCACAGCAGGGCACCCGGTCTGTCCCGGGTAAGGGTGCTGGTTTAGAGCAGGGCACCCGGTCTGTCCCGGGTAAGGGGGCTGGGTCACAGCAGGGCACCCGGTCAGACCTGGGTAAGGGGGCTGGGTCAGAGCAGGACACCCTGTCTATCCCGGGTAAGGGTGCTGGGTCAGAGCAGGACATCTGGTCTGTCCCGGGTAAGGGTGCTGGGTCAGAGCAGGGCACCCGGTCTGTCCCGGGTAAGGGTGCTGGGTCAGAGCAGGGCACCCAGTCAGACCTGGTTAAGGGTGCTGAGTCAGAGCAGGGCACCCGGTCTGTCCCGGGTAAGGGGGCTGGGTTCGAGCAGGGCACCCTGTCTGTCCCGGGTAAGGGTGCTGGGTTAGAGCAGGGCACCCAGTCTGTCCTGGGTAAGGGTGCTGGGTCAGAGCAGGGCACCCGGTCTGTCCTGGGTAAGGGTGCTGGGTCAGAGCAGGGCACCCGGTCTGTCCCGGGTAAGGGTGCTGGGTCAGAGCAGGGCACCCGGTCTGTCCCGGGTAAGGGTGCTGGGTCAGAGCAGGGCACCCGGTCTGTCCCGGGTAAGGGTGCTGGGTCAGAGCAGGGCACCCAATCTGTCCTGGGTAAGGGTGCTGAGTTAGAGCGGGGCACCCAGTCTGTCCTGGGTAAGGGTGCTGGGTTAAAACAGGGCACCCAGTCTGTCCAGGGTAAGGGTGCTGGGTCAGAGCAGGACACCCGGTCTGTCCCGGGTAAGGGTGCTGAGTTAGAGCAGGGCACCCAGTCTGTCCTGGGTAAGGGTGCTGGGTCAGAGCAGGACACCCGGTCTGTCTCGGGTAAGGGTGCCGAGTTAGAGCGGGGCACCCAGTCTGTCCCGGGTAAGGGTGCCGAGTTAGAGCGGGGCACCCAGTCTGTCCCGGGTAAGGGTGCTGGGTCAGAGCAGGACACCCGGTCTGTCCCGGGTAAGGGTGCTGGGTTAAAACAGGGTACCCGGTCTGTCCCAGGTAAGGGTACAGCGTTAGAGCGGGGCACCCAGTCTGTCCTGGGTAAGGGTGCTGAGTTAGAGCAGGGCACCCAGTCTGTCCTGGATAAGGGTGCTGAGCTAGAGCGGGGCACCCAGTCTGTTCCGGGTAAGGGTGCTGTGTCAGAGCAGGGCACCCGGTCTGTCCCGGGTAAGACTGGGATGGATCAGGGCACCCAGTCTGACCCGGGTAAGACTGGAATGGAGCACGGCATCCAGTCTGTTCCAGGTAAAGGTGCTGGGTCAGAGCAGGGCAGCAGGTCTTTCCTGGAAAATACTGGGTTAGAGCAGGGCATCAAGTCTGTCTCAGGTAAGGGTGCTGGGTCAGAGCAGGGCAGCCAGTTTGTCCTGGCTAAGGGTGCTGGGTTAGGGCAGGTTACCAAGTCTGTCCCGGGTAAAGGTGCTGGGTTAGGGCAGGTTATCCAGCCTGTCCCGGGTAAAGGTGCTGGGTTAGGGCAGGTTATCCAGTCTGTCCTGGGTAAGGATGCTGGGTTACAATGGggcacacagtctgtcccacttgCTGGATCAGAGCAGGGCAGCCAGTCTTTACTGGGTAAGGGTGCAGTGGTAGAGCAGGGCATCCAGCCTGTTGGTAGTGGCAATTCAGGATCAGAAAAGCAGGTTCAGTTTGTTGCTGGTGATTTGGATTCAGAAAAAGTCATCCAGCTTGTCCTGGGTAAGGACAGAGGGTCGGAGCAGAGTGTCCGGCCTGTCCTGGGTAAGGAGAGAGGGCCGGAGCAGAGTGTCCGGCCTGTCCTGGGTAAGGAGAGAGGGCCGGAGCAGAGTGTCCGGCTGATGATGGGATCCGATTCAAGGATTCATAATGTTGTGGGTGTGAAACTGGAGTCAGAAGAAGAGCCGTTGCAGGTTGTTGGAACAGGTTCACGATCAGTGCAGCTTACACAGTCAGCTGTGGATCAAGGCCCAAGATCGAAGCAGCGGGTCAGGCCTGCTTTACTTCGGGATGCGAGGTCAGCACAACACATGCAATCTCTCCTGGCCTGGGACAAAAGGTCGGAGCAGTGCATTCATCTCCCTGTGGGTGTGAACAGAACCACCAAGCAACACAtgcagcctttcaagtaccaggAGGTAGGGTTGGAGCCCCGGGCCCAGCCCCCACTAGCTCAGAACGCAGGGCTAGAGCGACAAATCTTAATTACTCTCACTCGAAACCTGAGCTATATCTCGGGCCTGTATGATAGTGTGCGCCTGGCTGATGGATTCGGCCCACAGCAGGACCAGCAGAGTCCACGAGATGGATCCAACCTTGGTCCAGGTAAAAGGGACTTGCTGCCGCGGCCAGCTGTGCGGAAGCGGGCAAAATCCTGTCCAGGTTCCCCCGCAGACAGACGGATGTCTAACAGAAGCACCAGCAGTAACAGAGTGAGATTTGCTGACTCACTAGGGTTAGAGTTAACTGAAGTGCGAAGGTATGACACAGCAGAAGATCCAACTGTGCCAGCACATGTCCTGTCAAGTCTCAGTACCAGGGAACCCACTGAAGAGGTCATGTGGCTGCAGAGTTTTAAACTGGAATTCACCAATCCCAAGGATGAAGAAGACTTCCATGAACGAGTGCAGAGGCAGAAGGTGTGCCTGGAGACAGTGACAGAGTCAGGACTGGTTATCAGTGGTACCATCCTGGTCATAAACTTGGCATATCATAAGGAGGTGACAATCCATTACACCTGTACTGACTGGACCCTTTTCACTGATGTGCCAGCCTTATTTGATAGCAGCATTGGAGACAAAACTGACCGCTTCACCTTCACACTAAGTCCATCAACTCACATGCTGCATCCAGGCTCCTGCCTCCAGTTTGCTATCAAGTACATGGTCAATGGAATCGAGTTCTGGGACAACAACGACAGTAACAATTACAAGATGACCTACCAGTCTTCTCGGATCACTGTCCCCAAGGACAGCCAGGACAGCTTGGTCAATTTCATCTGACCACCGACATGTGCAACAACCAAGAACAGTGAGGAAATCAACCTGGGGCAGCAGGAGTACAATCGGGAATAGCCCATCAGCCTGGAGGGAAGAAACTCCACGGATGCAGGAAGATCACCTGGAGCACCAGAGACTGAGGCACACTGACTCCTCACAGGTGGAATTCACTTTGGAATCAAGAGGACGATCATGTGAGTTAATTGAAGGACCCTAGAACAACCGAATCAAGATCTACTGCTGACATTGGCTGCGACCTAATGGCAGCAGCACAACGCGAGTCTCTCTTGAGTTTTTCCAGGAAGTGTGGGCGTGTTCAAGAAGCTGATTCTCATAGTGTTCATTCAGTTAATACTGAGCAGTATTTGGTTACAGGAGAAATAAGCAGTCTCACCTCGTTATCTCAGTATTGGCGTAAATAAGTGTTCTGTTCTGCATCTTAAATATTGGCCCTGATCTGGGTGAAGGATGTTGAGAGTCTTTCTGTGCATCTATCAAGCAGGGAAGTTTTCCAGATTTTGTTAATGTTTGGACAAGCTCTTATAATGAACTCAGACACGTTCTGATCTTGAGCTGATGATTAAACTGTTAACTGTGGTATTGAGGAGTGTTACAATCATTATTGTACTGCAAAGGTGTGTGGAATGTGAAGCAGAGTTTCAGGGTTATATAACTAGACTGATATgcaaatatattttttatttttgaaatgcatATTTGCACCAGATTTCACTTGGTGTTGGGATAGGAATTCTCTTTGTGCCTTTTGCACTGTCAGCTATTTGCCATTTTCCAGGCTTTGGGCTTTGTATACGAATATAACGTGTTACTCATAAAGTACTGGACACTGGGAATCTCGGGGTCTTTGTAATACAGCTATTTGTTTTATTATACATAtccaaaaatgatttttttaaataagcCATTTGTAGTTTAAGAAAGTGTTGGAACACTTGAGGATCTTGCTACCTGGACATTATATGATTTTGCAGTATTTTGTAGACAATGCATTATTAAGCAATCTGATAAAGTCGATATTTGAATTAAAGGTGAAATGGAAGGAGAGTTGGTTATCAGTGCACAAATAATCAGCAACTTGTAAAAATGTCATAAATCAATGTTAAAAATAGTTAAATTGTTAAAGTGTTTGTAAACATATGGCCCAGTTGGTAAAGGCACCCACCGCTGTGGCACTGAGCTATACTGAACTCATGGTCCCAGGCTTGatgcccagtctgtgctgagttagttaattTTAGCTCTGGTAGCAGTTGGTGGTTTACAGTTTGgcctagtggtagcactctcgcctctgagtcagaaggttgtgggtccaagtcctactccaggacttcagcacataatctaggctgatacttcagtgtagtactgagggagaactgtaCTGTCGTAGGTGCCATActttggatgggacgttaaactgaggccgtgCCTACctactcaggtggatgttaaagatcctatgacactatttaaagaggagcaagggagctctcccagtgtcctggtcaacagctctcccagtgtcctggccaacacccagtgtcctggccaacacccagtgtcctggccaacagctCTCCCAGTGTAGTGACCAatacccagtgtcctgaccaggtTTCCCAGTGTAGTGACCAACCGGTCTCCCAGTGTACTGACCAatacccagtgtcctgaccaacaggtctcccagtgttctggtcaaCACCCACTATCCCAGCAAACAGATCTCTCTGTGACCTAATCAGCAGGTCCCCCAGCCAATagcttccccagtgtcctgaccaacaggtccaacagatctcccagtgtcctgaccaacaggtccaacagatctcccagtgtcctgcccgataaatctcccagtgtcctgcccgataaatctcccagtgtcctgcccgataaatctcccagtgtcctgcccgataaatctcccagtgtcctgaccaacagatctcccagtgtcctgaccaatacccAGTGTCCAAACCAAcagatctcccagtgtcctgaccaacagatctcccagtgtcctgaccaatactcAGTGATGTGACCAAtagatctcccagtgtcctgaccaacagatCTCCAGTGTGTCCTGACCAatacccagtgtcctgaccaacagatcgcccagtgccctgaccaacagatcgcccagtgccctgaccaacagatcgcccagtgtcctgaccaacagatCGCCCAGTGTCCTGACTAACAGAtcgcccagtgtcctgaccaacggatcgcccagtgtcctgaccaacggatctcccagtgtcctgaccaacggatctcccagtgtcctgaccaacggatcgcccagtgtcctgaccaacagatcgcccagtgtcctgaccaacagatcgcccagtgtcctgaccaacagatcgcccagtgtcctgaccaacagatcgcccagtgtcctgaccaacagatcgcccagtgccctgaccaacagatcgcccagtgccctgaccaacagatcgcccagtgccctgaccaacagatcgcccagtgccctgaccaacagatcgcccagtgtcctgaccaacagatcgcccagtgccctgaccaacagatcgcccagtgccctgaccaacagatcgcccagtgccctgaccaacagatcgcccagtgccctgaccaacagatcgcccagtgccctgaccaacagatcgcccagtgccctgaccaacagatcgcccagtgtcctgaccaacagatcgcccagtgccctgaccaacaGATCGCCCAGTGTCCTGACCCAACGGATCTCCGAGTGTCCTGACCCAACGGATCGcccagtgccctgaccaacagatcgcccagtgccctgaccaacagatcgcccagtgccctgaccaacagatcgcccagtgccctgaccaacagatcgcccagtgccctgaccaacaga from Heptranchias perlo isolate sHepPer1 unplaced genomic scaffold, sHepPer1.hap1 HAP1_SCAFFOLD_276, whole genome shotgun sequence carries:
- the LOC137310828 gene encoding fibroin heavy chain-like; translation: MASASQSLGEPGTIQGRPAVVPEARAAPANRYTGFKNQIQHVLGWKKGIRQQPAAGESQSEQGTQSDLGKGAGLEQGTRSVPGQGAGLEQGTRSVPGQGAGLEQGTRSVPGQGAGLEQGTRSVPGQGAGLEQGTRSVLGQGAGLEQGTRSVPGQGAGLEQGTRSVPGKGAGLEQGTRSVPGQGAGLEQGTRSVPGQGAGLEQGTRSVPGQGAGLEQGTRSVPGQGAGLEQGTRSVPGKGAGLEQGTRSVPGQGAGLEQGTRSVPGQGAGLEQGTQSDLGKGAGLEQGTRSVPGKGAGLEQGTWSVPGKGAGLEQGTRSVPGKGAGLEQGTRSVPGQGAGSQQGTQSDLGKGAGLEQGIRSVPGKGTGSQQGTRSVPGKGAGLEQGIRSVPGKGTGSQQGTRSVPGKGAGLEQGTRSVPGKGAGSQQGTRSDLGKGAGSEQDTLSIPGKGAGSEQDIWSVPGKGAGSEQGTRSVPGKGAGSEQGTQSDLVKGAESEQGTRSVPGKGAGFEQGTLSVPGKGAGLEQGTQSVLGKGAGSEQGTRSVLGKGAGSEQGTRSVPGKGAGSEQGTRSVPGKGAGSEQGTRSVPGKGAGSEQGTQSVLGKGAELERGTQSVLGKGAGLKQGTQSVQGKGAGSEQDTRSVPGKGAELEQGTQSVLGKGAGSEQDTRSVSGKGAELERGTQSVPGKGAELERGTQSVPGKGAGSEQDTRSVPGKGAGLKQGTRSVPGKGTALERGTQSVLGKGAELEQGTQSVLDKGAELERGTQSVPGKGAVSEQGTRSVPGKTGMDQGTQSDPGKTGMEHGIQSVPGKGAGSEQGSRSFLENTGLEQGIKSVSGKGAGSEQGSQFVLAKGAGLGQVTKSVPGKGAGLGQVIQPVPGKGAGLGQVIQSVLGKDAGLQWGTQSVPLAGSEQGSQSLLGKGAVVEQGIQPVGSGNSGSEKQVQFVAGDLDSEKVIQLVLGKDRGSEQSVRPVLGKERGPEQSVRPVLGKERGPEQSVRLMMGSDSRIHNVVGVKLESEEEPLQVVGTGSRSVQLTQSAVDQGPRSKQRVRPALLRDARSAQHMQSLLAWDKRSEQCIHLPVGVNRTTKQHMQPFKYQEVGLEPRAQPPLAQNAGLERQILITLTRNLSYISGLYDSVRLADGFGPQQDQQSPRDGSNLGPGKRDLLPRPAVRKRAKSCPGSPADRRMSNRSTSSNRVRFADSLGLELTEVRRYDTAEDPTVPAHVLSSLSTREPTEEVMWLQSFKLEFTNPKDEEDFHERVQRQKVCLETVTESGLVISGTILVINLAYHKEVTIHYTCTDWTLFTDVPALFDSSIGDKTDRFTFTLSPSTHMLHPGSCLQFAIKYMVNGIEFWDNNDSNNYKMTYQSSRITVPKDSQDSLVNFI